One genomic region from Nostoc sp. C052 encodes:
- a CDS encoding serine/threonine-protein kinase, with product MSYCINPLCSQRRNPDNVEKCVSCGTSLLINNRIRLVKPLKALTDNPYNYFDVFEVDDIGTKWHPVREQRVMKVLKWNTPKLVELIERESLTLQLIRHPKIPRSTLDDYFTFVPNNSLLTLHCLVMDKFEGQNLEQWIEFNGKISQSLALEWLKQLVEILDTVHRSNFFHRDIKPSNIVLQVNGQLALVDFGTARRVTDTYLAKVSGSGGTSAGRGGVYEITAVVTPRYTPLEQINGQAVPQSDFYALGRTLVHLVSGMSLMRLPTDKSTGNLIWRDKASQIDRPFADFIEDLMAPLPGQRPQTTGVILQRLERLPFKSKLNRLIKSRSFRVGVGVLGFLSIASLIYASLPLVANYYLNEGKKAQQENRFEEAKSYFQKAVNLNYKLNFIVATSFLEQGEKSHKENRIIDAEKDFEAAVKYNPNLSYSISKFYFEQADRRGIAPEIAKKYYGLAIKFNPKDVVIYNNLALVCQDLGDEKCVNDSYETLFKLKPNAWEGHYGLGSFYDDRGEYALAEIQYKLAIQNSNKDAQPLNNLSRLKNITGDYNAAVSLALEGLQKTKDPERQATLYKNLGWAKLGQNKYGEAKEYLEQAIKLDSKRTDAYCLLAQVHEVLDEINHARISWEVCLLAESNQLEVQKWRKQVLKRLLGDIVPESSP from the coding sequence GTATCCGTCTAGTCAAACCATTAAAAGCGCTTACTGATAATCCATACAACTACTTTGATGTTTTTGAAGTAGATGACATTGGTACTAAGTGGCATCCAGTTCGTGAACAACGAGTCATGAAAGTTCTAAAATGGAATACACCTAAGCTTGTAGAGTTAATTGAGCGGGAATCTCTCACCTTACAACTAATTCGACACCCAAAAATTCCTCGCAGTACTTTAGATGACTATTTTACTTTTGTTCCCAACAATAGTCTTCTAACATTACATTGCTTAGTTATGGATAAATTTGAGGGACAAAACTTGGAGCAATGGATAGAATTTAATGGGAAAATTTCACAATCTCTAGCATTAGAATGGCTTAAGCAGTTAGTTGAAATTCTTGATACAGTACACCGCTCTAATTTTTTTCATCGAGATATAAAACCTTCTAATATAGTTCTTCAGGTAAATGGTCAACTGGCATTAGTTGATTTTGGTACTGCACGGCGAGTAACTGACACCTACCTGGCGAAAGTTAGTGGAAGTGGGGGAACTAGTGCAGGCAGGGGAGGAGTATATGAAATTACAGCTGTTGTCACACCTCGTTATACCCCTTTGGAGCAGATAAATGGACAAGCAGTACCTCAATCAGATTTTTATGCTTTAGGGCGAACCCTTGTACATTTAGTTAGTGGTATGTCACTGATGCGTCTGCCAACAGATAAGAGTACAGGAAATTTAATTTGGCGAGACAAGGCTTCACAGATAGACAGACCTTTCGCTGATTTTATAGAAGATTTAATGGCTCCCTTGCCAGGGCAACGCCCGCAAACTACAGGAGTAATTTTGCAGCGTTTGGAGCGTTTACCATTTAAATCAAAACTTAATCGACTAATTAAATCGAGGTCATTTAGAGTTGGTGTAGGCGTATTAGGTTTTTTAAGCATCGCTAGTTTGATATATGCGTCCCTACCTTTAGTAGCAAATTATTATCTAAATGAAGGAAAAAAAGCTCAACAAGAAAATAGGTTTGAGGAAGCAAAAAGTTATTTTCAAAAAGCAGTTAATTTGAATTACAAGTTAAATTTTATAGTAGCAACCTCTTTTTTGGAACAAGGTGAAAAATCACATAAAGAAAATCGTATTATAGATGCTGAAAAAGACTTTGAAGCAGCAGTCAAATACAATCCTAATTTAAGTTATTCAATCTCTAAGTTCTATTTTGAGCAGGCTGATCGGCGTGGAATAGCTCCTGAAATTGCTAAAAAATACTATGGACTCGCTATCAAATTTAATCCTAAAGATGTAGTAATTTACAATAACTTGGCTTTAGTATGTCAAGATTTAGGTGATGAGAAGTGCGTTAACGATAGTTATGAAACTCTGTTTAAATTAAAACCTAATGCTTGGGAAGGGCATTACGGATTGGGAAGTTTTTACGATGATCGAGGCGAATACGCATTAGCAGAAATCCAATATAAATTAGCTATACAAAATAGCAATAAAGACGCACAACCCCTTAATAATCTATCAAGATTAAAGAATATAACTGGGGATTATAATGCAGCAGTTAGTTTAGCTCTAGAAGGCTTACAAAAAACTAAAGATCCTGAAAGACAAGCTACTTTGTACAAGAATTTAGGGTGGGCGAAATTAGGGCAAAACAAATATGGTGAAGCGAAGGAATATTTAGAACAAGCGATTAAATTAGACTCCAAAAGAACAGATGCTTACTGCCTGCTAGCACAAGTGCATGAAGTTTTGGATGAAATTAATCATGCCAGGATATCCTGGGAAGTCTGCTTGCTTGCTGAGTCTAACCAGTTAGAGGTTCAGAAATGGAGAAAACAAGTATTAAAGCGGTTATTGGGAGATATTGTGCCGGAATCTTCACCATAG